In Geitlerinema sp. PCC 9228, a single genomic region encodes these proteins:
- a CDS encoding cupin domain-containing protein yields MNKFDWMERLSLLEHLEGGYFAEIYRSPTSMDTNREGKERAVLTSIYYMLTDDRPIDRFHKNQSDI; encoded by the coding sequence ATGAATAAATTTGACTGGATGGAACGTCTTTCCCTCCTCGAACATTTGGAAGGCGGTTATTTTGCAGAAATTTATCGTTCCCCAACATCGATGGACACGAACCGCGAAGGCAAAGAACGTGCCGTGCTTACTTCAATTTATTATATGTTAACCGACGATCGTCCCATCGATCGCTTTCACAAAAATCAATCCGATATC